Proteins encoded together in one Leptospira semungkisensis window:
- a CDS encoding ATP-binding protein has product MADTKQVNYSNQFRIQIPSHPRYVSVARNFVYNLARESGFSLYDAADLKLAVGECLLNVIKHAYLGKPNYPIFLEITLLENRMEVRIRDFGVQKNISEIRGYDPGDYREEGLGLYLVRKLTDHFYIDQSGKGNRLILTKMK; this is encoded by the coding sequence GTGGCCGACACCAAACAAGTCAACTATTCGAATCAATTTCGGATACAAATCCCTTCTCATCCGCGTTATGTGAGCGTAGCGCGGAATTTCGTTTACAATCTTGCCAGAGAATCCGGTTTTTCTCTCTATGATGCTGCCGACCTGAAATTAGCGGTTGGGGAATGCCTTTTAAACGTGATCAAGCATGCCTACTTGGGCAAACCAAATTATCCGATCTTCTTGGAGATCACTCTTTTAGAAAATAGAATGGAAGTGCGTATCCGCGACTTCGGAGTTCAAAAGAATATTTCAGAGATTCGAGGCTATGATCCGGGAGACTATAGAGAAGAAGGGTTGGGACTCTATCTTGTACGAAAACTCACGGATCACTTCTATATAGATCAGTCTGGAAAGGGAAATCGTCTCATCCTTACCAAGATGAAATAA